In a single window of the Olivibacter sp. SDN3 genome:
- a CDS encoding MFS transporter, with product MKHPIYNVPFALLCLSSLLFSASFNMLIPELPAYLSSLGGASYKGLIIALFTLTAGISRPFSGKLTDTIGRVPVMAIGSSVCFICGFLYPVLSSISGFLFLRLLHGFSTGFKPTATAAYVADIIPKERWGEALGIHGLCFSTGMAIGPAIGGAISAFYSIDVLFYTSSLLAFLSIAILLNMKETLREKQHFRFSLLRISRHDIIAIQVLPAAIVTLLSYFAYGAILTLIPDWSEHLGFANKGMFFIVFTIASLFIRFFAGKLSDQYGRERAIKLGLILLTVSLLLIASIHSTVSLLLGAIIYGIATGILSPATNAWTADLSNPEQRGKAMATMYIALEIGIGLGALLAGWFYQDELRMIPIMIYTAAAFAFVSLVYMLARTTGKR from the coding sequence ATGAAGCATCCGATCTACAACGTGCCTTTTGCACTTCTTTGTTTAAGCTCTCTTCTATTTTCGGCCAGCTTCAATATGTTGATTCCAGAATTGCCCGCCTATTTGAGCAGTTTAGGCGGAGCATCATATAAAGGATTAATTATTGCGTTATTTACGCTTACAGCAGGCATTTCACGTCCTTTCAGTGGAAAACTGACAGACACTATTGGTAGGGTTCCTGTGATGGCTATTGGTTCTTCTGTTTGTTTTATCTGTGGTTTTTTATACCCTGTACTCAGCAGTATTTCGGGCTTTCTCTTCTTAAGGCTTTTACATGGGTTTTCCACAGGTTTCAAACCTACGGCCACTGCCGCATACGTTGCCGACATTATTCCGAAAGAACGATGGGGTGAAGCCCTAGGCATACACGGTTTATGCTTCAGTACAGGTATGGCTATCGGACCGGCTATTGGTGGTGCAATCAGTGCTTTCTATTCTATTGATGTACTTTTCTACACGTCATCTTTACTTGCGTTTTTATCCATTGCCATTCTACTTAACATGAAGGAAACCCTTCGTGAAAAACAGCATTTTCGATTTTCCCTGCTACGCATTTCACGACATGATATTATTGCCATTCAAGTCTTGCCTGCAGCGATCGTTACACTGTTGTCGTATTTTGCTTATGGCGCTATTCTGACATTAATACCCGACTGGAGCGAGCATCTTGGTTTTGCTAACAAAGGAATGTTTTTTATTGTTTTTACGATTGCTTCCCTGTTTATTCGCTTCTTTGCTGGCAAACTATCCGACCAATATGGACGTGAAAGAGCTATTAAGCTAGGACTGATCTTACTCACCGTTTCGTTACTCCTTATTGCCTCTATCCACAGTACTGTAAGTCTGCTGTTGGGAGCAATAATTTATGGTATTGCAACAGGCATATTATCGCCCGCCACAAATGCTTGGACAGCAGATCTCAGCAATCCTGAGCAACGTGGAAAAGCCATGGCCACCATGTATATTGCCCTTGAAATTGGCATAGGTCTAGGCGCCCTACTGGCAGGATGGTTTTATCAGGATGAGCTACGTATGATCCCGATTATGATATACACTGCGGCAGCGTTCGCCTTCGTCTCGCTAGTCTATATGTTGGCCAGAACGACGGGCAAACGTTAA
- a CDS encoding Gfo/Idh/MocA family oxidoreductase, with translation MESSFSRRSFIYSISMLAAGAAVASPLVGFGPQNKLKLVLVGTGVRGTSFWGKRLVEQYPDKLDFVGLCDINPGRVQYAKEYMGVNCPTYTDFDKMLREVGPDLVIVTTKDSTHHEFIIKGLEAGCDVLTEKPLTTDEEKCKAILAAEKKSNKNLIVGFNYRWGPYMTKIKELLQEKAIGEITSVDFNWYLNVHHGASYFRRWHGLMNGGGSLWVHKATHHFDLLNWWLDSDPEEVFAYGKLEHYGANGPFRGKSCRDCNHKSECNYHWDITKNEHDMKMYVANEQYDGYIRDNCLFRKEIDIYDKMSAQIRYANQAVVNYSLTTYSPFEGWRIAFNGHKGRIEAWLDIPWMKNEQLDQSELHDAEMNQSGDQETISEPLIFYKTWEDYQTIQVVSERAGHGGGDKRLHDKLFLNPQADDPYKHAAGIRDGIMSVLIGIAARKSIETNKPIKIGDLTEIQPHPTRGHLA, from the coding sequence ATGGAAAGCTCTTTTTCTAGAAGATCATTTATTTACTCTATTAGCATGTTGGCAGCAGGTGCTGCAGTAGCAAGTCCTTTAGTTGGATTCGGGCCCCAAAATAAACTCAAATTGGTTTTGGTAGGCACAGGTGTTCGTGGAACTTCCTTTTGGGGAAAACGCTTGGTAGAACAATATCCAGATAAATTGGACTTTGTTGGACTCTGCGATATTAATCCAGGTCGTGTACAGTATGCGAAGGAGTATATGGGCGTTAACTGCCCCACCTATACCGATTTTGATAAGATGTTACGGGAAGTAGGGCCGGACTTGGTCATTGTTACGACCAAAGATTCTACGCATCATGAGTTTATTATTAAAGGACTGGAAGCAGGTTGTGATGTGTTGACTGAGAAGCCGTTAACTACTGATGAAGAAAAGTGTAAGGCAATCTTGGCCGCCGAAAAGAAATCCAACAAAAATCTGATTGTCGGTTTCAATTACCGTTGGGGGCCATATATGACGAAAATTAAGGAGTTGTTACAAGAAAAAGCTATTGGCGAGATTACTTCAGTAGATTTTAATTGGTATCTGAATGTGCACCATGGAGCGTCTTATTTTAGAAGATGGCATGGCCTGATGAATGGTGGTGGCTCGCTTTGGGTGCATAAAGCTACTCATCATTTCGATTTGCTAAATTGGTGGCTGGACTCGGATCCTGAAGAGGTCTTTGCGTATGGTAAGCTAGAGCACTATGGCGCTAATGGCCCTTTCAGAGGTAAAAGCTGCCGCGACTGCAATCATAAAAGTGAATGTAACTACCATTGGGATATTACTAAAAATGAGCATGATATGAAGATGTATGTAGCCAATGAACAATACGACGGTTATATACGGGATAATTGTCTCTTCCGTAAAGAAATTGATATATACGATAAGATGTCTGCTCAGATAAGGTATGCCAACCAAGCAGTCGTTAATTATTCATTAACTACATATTCCCCATTTGAAGGATGGCGCATTGCCTTTAATGGGCATAAAGGGAGGATAGAAGCTTGGTTGGATATTCCATGGATGAAAAATGAGCAGCTAGACCAGTCCGAATTGCATGACGCAGAAATGAATCAATCTGGAGATCAAGAAACAATCAGCGAGCCACTTATTTTTTATAAAACGTGGGAGGATTACCAAACCATCCAAGTGGTGAGTGAACGAGCCGGACATGGTGGTGGTGATAAAAGGTTACACGACAAGTTATTCCTAAATCCACAGGCAGATGATCCCTACAAGCATGCTGCGGGAATTCGTGACGGTATAATGTCTGTGCTGATTGGTATCGCAGCGAGAAAAAGTATTGAAACAAATAAACCAATTAAAATTGGCGATCTCACGGAGATACAACCACACCCTACAAGAGGCCACTTAGCATAA
- a CDS encoding DinB family protein, which yields MRNLILVLAFLLSGSIAVKGKNLYVNDKDTLLHYFDDAKAQLLASIDGLSDEQFNFKPDANSWSIGQCVEHIAKTEGMLRDMVIDLLAKPANPEKRGEIKTSGAQVVSMMQDRSFKAEAPEMLRPQSNTYNLKNELAVLEKERNITLDLINDTPEEELRNHITITPAKEYTDAYRFLLYIAGHSLRHTAQIEEIKKASGFPKQ from the coding sequence ATGAGAAATTTAATACTCGTATTGGCTTTTCTGCTGTCGGGCTCAATAGCAGTTAAGGGAAAAAATCTGTATGTGAATGATAAGGATACCTTGTTGCATTATTTTGATGATGCAAAGGCGCAGTTGTTGGCAAGTATAGATGGACTAAGTGACGAACAATTTAATTTTAAACCAGACGCCAATAGCTGGTCTATCGGTCAGTGTGTTGAGCATATCGCTAAAACCGAAGGGATGTTGCGGGATATGGTGATAGATTTGTTGGCGAAACCGGCAAACCCTGAAAAAAGAGGAGAGATAAAAACCTCAGGTGCACAGGTGGTAAGTATGATGCAAGATCGAAGCTTTAAAGCGGAGGCTCCCGAAATGTTACGGCCGCAAAGTAATACATATAATCTGAAGAACGAATTGGCCGTATTGGAAAAGGAACGGAATATTACACTTGACTTAATCAATGATACTCCCGAAGAAGAGCTACGCAACCATATTACAATTACACCGGCAAAAGAATACACGGATGCTTATCGGTTTTTACTTTACATTGCTGGACATAGCCTGCGCCATACTGCACAGATTGAGGAGATCAAAAAAGCCAGTGGTTTCCCAAAACAATAA
- a CDS encoding multiheme c-type cytochrome — MKRRNFILLFFLLSCVLIIISQCKEEEERVDVRGETYIGMHSCRSCHQGIVDDYLQNAHFNTSKTLTTGEDIDSLGVEDGDFIFNEHTKVGIEKTPGGLYQTAYIRGENVKSEKADIVFGSGKTAYTLAYWYGNKLMQMPLNFLVKEHLWVNSPGFPSDQIYFGRAIVSRCLECHGSYVKTNLIPQSNMTVEEEFVKNSLMAGVDCERCHGPAAEHVSFHQQNPELKEGKKLVGYRQLSKEQRMDMCGICHSGASLQVTNSTFFVKPGDTVKTLPEFADYVGGNIDVHGKQKQLIEASKCYQMSKMDCNTCHSVHQKESPSLVAHAKQCISCHQEVKHSSLNNMQASTVNTNCVDCHMPIQTSDDIGFQKSNSKEKIPYQVRTHKIAVY; from the coding sequence ATGAAACGTCGAAACTTTATCTTACTTTTTTTCCTTTTAAGCTGTGTACTGATTATTATCAGTCAGTGTAAGGAGGAGGAAGAACGTGTGGACGTGAGAGGAGAGACCTATATCGGTATGCACAGTTGCCGCTCCTGCCATCAAGGGATAGTGGATGATTATTTGCAAAATGCACATTTTAATACATCGAAAACATTAACAACGGGAGAAGATATTGATAGTTTAGGGGTAGAAGACGGTGACTTTATCTTTAACGAACATACGAAAGTAGGGATAGAGAAGACGCCGGGCGGTCTGTATCAAACTGCTTATATTCGGGGGGAGAATGTGAAATCTGAAAAAGCAGACATTGTATTCGGATCGGGAAAGACGGCTTATACACTAGCTTATTGGTATGGTAACAAATTGATGCAGATGCCGCTCAATTTCTTGGTCAAAGAACATCTTTGGGTTAACAGTCCGGGTTTTCCCTCCGATCAGATTTATTTTGGTAGAGCCATTGTTTCGCGTTGTCTGGAATGCCACGGTTCTTATGTAAAGACAAATTTGATCCCCCAATCTAACATGACTGTAGAGGAGGAATTTGTGAAAAACTCTCTTATGGCAGGTGTCGACTGTGAACGCTGCCATGGTCCGGCGGCAGAGCATGTATCTTTTCATCAGCAAAATCCTGAATTAAAAGAAGGGAAGAAACTAGTAGGTTATCGGCAACTTTCAAAAGAACAACGTATGGATATGTGCGGGATATGCCATTCAGGCGCAAGCTTACAAGTAACAAATTCAACATTTTTTGTAAAACCAGGCGATACGGTTAAAACTTTGCCGGAATTTGCGGATTATGTAGGAGGTAATATCGATGTTCATGGTAAACAAAAACAATTGATCGAGGCTAGCAAGTGTTATCAGATGAGCAAGATGGATTGCAATACTTGTCATAGTGTTCATCAAAAAGAATCGCCTTCTTTAGTCGCGCATGCTAAACAGTGTATCAGCTGCCACCAAGAGGTAAAACATTCATCATTAAACAACATGCAGGCGAGTACGGTAAATACCAATTGTGTGGATTGTCATATGCCCATACAGACATCTGATGATATCGGTTTTCAGAAAAGTAATTCTAAAGAAAAGATACCTTATCAAGTAAGAACACATAAAATAGCTGTTTATTGA
- the pstC gene encoding phosphate ABC transporter permease subunit PstC, with protein sequence MNIRLVKDKAIGTGMLTLAILAISLVFLIGIGLYLRAQPILDKHSIWELISSSAWRPMKGEFGFYPFIMGTLWVTGIAIIIALPLCLLTAIYLVEYAPVRLKGIFLPIVNMLAGIPPVIYGVWGVFFIVPIVQQYVAPHFVEFSTGFTVLSGGVVLAVMIFPLLVSIVTEVLATVPKELKEASLSLGATKWETIKKVMLKKARPGIFAATVLAISRAFGETIAVLMVCGNVPIAPRSVFDPGYPLPALLANNFGEMMSIPLYDAALMFSALALFIIILLFNMVSRLILNKLEVRNA encoded by the coding sequence ATGAATATACGTTTAGTAAAAGATAAAGCGATAGGAACTGGTATGCTAACACTAGCAATACTGGCTATATCCTTAGTTTTTTTGATAGGTATTGGTCTTTACTTGCGAGCACAACCAATACTGGATAAACACAGTATCTGGGAACTCATTTCTTCCAGTGCTTGGCGGCCAATGAAAGGCGAATTCGGCTTTTATCCATTTATTATGGGAACCTTATGGGTAACTGGTATTGCCATTATAATTGCTTTGCCCTTATGCTTATTGACTGCAATTTATCTGGTAGAATATGCCCCTGTAAGATTGAAAGGGATTTTCCTGCCTATAGTGAATATGTTAGCAGGTATTCCCCCGGTTATTTATGGTGTATGGGGTGTGTTTTTTATAGTGCCTATTGTACAGCAATATGTGGCCCCACATTTTGTGGAGTTTTCAACAGGTTTTACTGTACTTTCCGGTGGCGTGGTATTAGCTGTAATGATTTTTCCATTGTTGGTGAGTATTGTGACAGAGGTTCTAGCTACCGTTCCTAAAGAACTAAAGGAAGCGTCCCTATCGCTGGGGGCTACTAAATGGGAGACTATCAAGAAGGTAATGCTAAAAAAAGCACGACCAGGAATTTTTGCCGCAACAGTATTGGCTATCTCACGTGCATTTGGAGAGACTATAGCTGTTTTGATGGTATGTGGAAATGTACCAATAGCGCCTAGATCAGTATTCGACCCGGGTTACCCTTTGCCGGCGTTGCTGGCAAATAATTTTGGTGAAATGATGTCTATACCTTTATACGATGCTGCATTGATGTTTTCAGCTTTGGCTCTATTTATTATTATATTGTTGTTTAATATGGTCTCGAGGCTGATACTTAATAAACTTGAGGTGAGAAATGCGTAG
- a CDS encoding PstS family phosphate ABC transporter substrate-binding protein, which produces MGSCAGSFKKDRTETTETIAISGAFALYPMVVQWSEDFRKIHPEVRFNISAGGAGKGIADVLSGMVDIGLVSRDIHPEEFEKGGYLINVANDAVVATFNSNNPAVDNILRRGLTKREFVKIFVEGDVHRWSQLPGISADYDMHVYVRSDAAGAAETWAKFLDCSQEDLSGIGVFGDPGQAQAIMRDPLSIGFSNLNYVYSLKDRLPQPNVQIIPVDWNENGKIDPEEFFYQHLDSLNNAIGDGRYPSPPARTLGFLFHGRPENKTLLAFIEYILSPEGQARLPENGYVKLSEETVAAELKKIQ; this is translated from the coding sequence ATGGGTAGTTGTGCGGGCTCTTTTAAAAAAGATCGTACAGAGACCACTGAAACTATTGCTATTTCAGGCGCCTTTGCGCTGTATCCAATGGTGGTACAATGGAGTGAAGATTTCAGGAAGATCCATCCAGAGGTACGTTTTAACATCTCCGCTGGAGGTGCAGGTAAAGGTATTGCCGACGTATTGTCAGGAATGGTAGATATCGGTTTGGTGTCTCGGGATATCCATCCGGAAGAGTTTGAAAAAGGGGGATATCTCATCAATGTAGCCAACGATGCTGTGGTAGCGACGTTCAATTCGAATAATCCAGCGGTTGACAATATTCTAAGAAGAGGATTGACTAAGCGGGAGTTCGTAAAGATTTTTGTTGAAGGAGATGTTCACAGGTGGAGTCAATTGCCGGGTATTTCTGCCGACTACGACATGCATGTTTATGTTAGGTCTGATGCAGCTGGAGCTGCCGAGACTTGGGCAAAATTCTTAGATTGTTCGCAGGAAGACTTATCTGGTATCGGCGTTTTCGGTGATCCCGGTCAGGCACAGGCCATTATGCGGGACCCACTTTCAATTGGATTCAGTAATCTGAATTATGTATATAGTTTAAAAGATCGTTTGCCACAGCCGAATGTGCAGATTATACCCGTTGATTGGAATGAGAATGGTAAAATCGATCCAGAAGAGTTTTTTTATCAACATTTGGATAGTCTGAATAATGCGATAGGCGACGGACGTTATCCCTCCCCACCTGCGCGCACGTTGGGTTTCCTATTTCATGGAAGACCTGAAAATAAAACTCTTTTAGCCTTCATCGAATATATCCTTTCGCCCGAAGGTCAGGCTCGCCTACCAGAGAATGGCTATGTGAAGTTGAGCGAGGAGACCGTGGCTGCTGAATTAAAGAAAATACAATGA
- a CDS encoding right-handed parallel beta-helix repeat-containing protein: MFYNILLSIKLLVFSNIPVKSAQIRRTVSDGNPVKQYIAVVNAKKLDETADIQALIDRAKIGDTVIIGKGDHYVRTLYLREGIHIESRGWLKQLPSDSMVNFSIEKQYSSYPLLYGKNLKDVSLSLKAETRNEAIHLDSCENVKVENSYFKGDFTKVKSFAGIYLLACRGVRIENSKIANYGVPREDTHHYQPGTGIRIQSCQNIQIRDNEIFKNGENGVFFHASKDVELVNNRIHHNGMSGIQIAFGSAGVERNYKIVENRLEENAADGIDINNMNERRLVDLNAHIARNFSKANGWVNGKKTPDGSGIATLVGVSNVMVSDNKSLNNNRPALYIRSCDRIQAQGNEADDFAELVGKNGQVHLKENQLGGLRVLAGMQAEKLMLQSNTIRDISFPSSISVDSLILQENRLHGNIHINMNGLLAFRKNTLSSKSPRGAISIWKVDQAYLEDNDIKASDGNAISIYKEANSILLNKNDISATKACIEDLGSKKLKIVGNRLNYSKLKGSEDAIVAIDPHVLELQSNEYYARGKRTDRSIRLKGSGSVYADGEKLIF, translated from the coding sequence ATGTTTTATAATATATTGTTGTCGATAAAGTTATTAGTTTTTAGTAATATCCCTGTCAAATCTGCTCAAATCCGTCGAACAGTATCAGATGGAAACCCCGTTAAACAGTACATAGCGGTTGTAAACGCTAAAAAATTGGACGAAACAGCTGACATTCAAGCGCTGATTGATCGTGCGAAGATAGGGGATACTGTAATTATTGGTAAAGGAGATCATTACGTGCGTACGCTATATCTAAGAGAAGGTATTCATATCGAATCTCGCGGCTGGTTGAAGCAGTTGCCAAGTGACTCGATGGTTAACTTTAGTATTGAAAAACAGTACTCTTCATATCCTCTGTTGTATGGGAAGAACTTGAAGGACGTAAGCTTAAGCTTGAAAGCAGAAACCAGAAATGAAGCGATACACCTTGATAGTTGTGAAAACGTAAAAGTCGAAAATAGTTATTTTAAGGGCGATTTCACAAAAGTTAAGTCTTTCGCAGGGATTTACTTACTTGCGTGTCGAGGCGTGCGTATTGAAAATAGCAAGATTGCAAATTATGGTGTACCACGAGAAGATACCCATCATTATCAGCCCGGAACGGGCATCCGTATACAGAGTTGTCAAAATATTCAAATAAGAGATAACGAAATATTCAAAAATGGTGAAAACGGCGTGTTTTTTCATGCAAGCAAGGATGTGGAGTTAGTAAATAACCGTATTCATCACAATGGCATGAGTGGCATACAGATTGCGTTTGGTTCAGCGGGAGTGGAACGTAACTATAAAATCGTAGAGAACAGATTAGAAGAAAATGCTGCAGATGGTATTGATATAAACAATATGAATGAGCGGCGTTTAGTTGATTTGAATGCACACATCGCACGTAATTTTAGCAAAGCAAATGGTTGGGTCAACGGAAAAAAAACACCAGACGGGTCTGGGATAGCTACACTTGTTGGTGTTTCTAACGTTATGGTTAGCGACAATAAATCTTTGAATAATAATCGTCCGGCGCTTTATATTCGAAGTTGTGATCGCATACAAGCACAGGGCAATGAAGCTGATGATTTTGCAGAATTGGTGGGAAAAAACGGGCAGGTACATTTAAAGGAAAATCAGCTGGGGGGATTGCGTGTGCTTGCAGGTATGCAGGCTGAAAAACTTATGCTGCAATCGAATACGATACGAGACATTTCTTTTCCGAGCAGTATTTCGGTGGATAGTTTAATTTTACAGGAAAACAGACTTCATGGCAACATTCATATTAACATGAACGGGCTGTTGGCTTTCAGGAAAAACACCTTGTCAAGTAAGTCTCCGCGAGGGGCTATTTCAATATGGAAGGTAGACCAGGCATACTTGGAAGATAATGATATTAAAGCATCAGACGGAAATGCAATATCTATTTATAAAGAAGCTAATAGTATCCTCCTTAACAAAAACGATATTTCAGCTACAAAAGCTTGTATAGAAGATTTGGGTTCAAAAAAATTAAAAATTGTGGGTAACCGGCTGAATTATAGTAAATTAAAAGGAAGCGAAGATGCGATTGTTGCGATTGACCCTCATGTATTGGAATTGCAGAGCAATGAGTACTACGCGAGAGGTAAACGGACGGATAGATCAATACGATTGAAAGGGTCCGGTAGTGTATACGCAGACGGGGAGAAATTGATTTTTTAA
- a CDS encoding helix-turn-helix domain-containing protein, with protein sequence MRDDILIQIGNQIKERRKSERITVQELADRASVSKGLISQIENNRVIPSLVVLIDIIRSLDLDLNVFFKDIGINKTTKTILLKKKEEYSCFKEGEAIGFHYQRILTRNIRKSTVDIVLLELESNASKPMVETMALEYNYILSGEIAYRFEDESVRMSAGDSVLFDGRIPHTPKNMGSYKAVMLVVYFFEEDLG encoded by the coding sequence ATGAGAGATGATATCCTGATTCAGATAGGGAACCAGATCAAAGAACGACGAAAAAGTGAGCGTATTACGGTACAGGAACTGGCCGATAGGGCTTCTGTGAGCAAGGGCTTGATTTCCCAAATAGAAAACAATCGAGTGATTCCGTCTCTGGTGGTGCTTATTGATATTATCCGGTCGCTTGATCTTGATCTAAATGTTTTTTTTAAAGATATTGGTATTAACAAAACAACCAAAACCATTTTACTGAAAAAAAAGGAAGAATACAGTTGTTTTAAGGAGGGAGAAGCTATAGGTTTCCATTACCAGCGTATATTAACCCGCAACATTAGAAAATCTACCGTAGATATTGTTTTGCTAGAACTAGAATCAAATGCCAGCAAACCTATGGTAGAAACGATGGCCCTTGAATATAACTATATTCTGTCTGGGGAAATAGCGTATCGTTTCGAAGACGAAAGCGTTCGGATGAGTGCCGGAGATTCGGTGCTTTTTGATGGGCGGATACCTCATACACCAAAAAATATGGGTTCTTACAAAGCGGTAATGCTGGTTGTTTACTTCTTTGAAGAAGATTTGGGCTGA
- the pstA gene encoding phosphate ABC transporter permease PstA — translation MRRRKLEEMFFKALMVLSTLAVSACLFLIIGTIVVKGVPYLNWDMISKIPDGGYYFGRSGGMLNAIVGSLYIAGGATIIGLLISIPVSIYLNVYLKKSNAFGKLAKLSFDVLFGVPSIVYGAFAFSLMVYLGVRASLLGGIIAVTLLIIPIMVRTLDEVVTTVPKELKEAVLALGATRWETAKVYIRQIRPGILTAILLAFGRGVGDVAAVMFTAGFSDHIPVSLNEPAATLPLAVFFQLSSPIPEVQGRAYASALILTIFILIIVVLTTILTKKRN, via the coding sequence ATGCGTAGAAGAAAATTAGAAGAAATGTTTTTTAAGGCGCTTATGGTATTGTCTACCTTGGCTGTTAGCGCCTGTTTGTTCCTCATCATCGGAACTATTGTGGTGAAAGGCGTGCCTTACCTCAACTGGGATATGATAAGTAAAATCCCAGACGGGGGATATTATTTTGGACGTTCCGGGGGTATGTTGAATGCTATTGTGGGATCTTTGTATATTGCGGGTGGTGCAACTATTATCGGTTTGCTGATCAGCATACCTGTATCAATATACCTGAACGTTTATCTAAAAAAATCCAATGCCTTTGGGAAATTAGCTAAACTTTCTTTTGATGTACTTTTCGGAGTGCCTTCTATTGTGTACGGAGCTTTTGCGTTTAGCCTAATGGTTTATTTGGGTGTACGGGCATCTCTATTGGGAGGAATAATTGCGGTAACCTTGCTGATCATCCCTATCATGGTCAGAACTTTAGATGAAGTGGTCACAACGGTTCCCAAAGAACTGAAAGAAGCGGTGCTTGCTCTCGGCGCTACACGCTGGGAAACGGCAAAAGTGTATATCCGGCAAATCAGACCGGGTATCTTAACGGCTATCTTGCTCGCCTTTGGACGGGGAGTTGGCGACGTTGCAGCTGTGATGTTTACAGCAGGTTTTAGCGATCATATACCGGTTTCTTTGAATGAACCGGCGGCAACATTGCCTCTGGCTGTGTTTTTTCAACTGAGTAGTCCAATTCCAGAGGTGCAGGGCCGAGCATATGCGTCGGCGCTGATCCTTACCATATTTATCCTAATTATTGTGGTACTTACAACTATCCTTACCAAAAAACGCAACTAA
- a CDS encoding Gfo/Idh/MocA family oxidoreductase gives MYLTAGAAAFPHLATAATTNFTKPKFASPNERVNLACCGIGNRGGEIIGDLYDTGLANIVALCDVDMEAPHTTKVLEQFPDVPRFKDFRSMFDKMGNQIEAVTVGVPDFSHFPICIEAMSRGIHVYVEKPMARTFNECELLMKAANKYSNVVTQMGNQGHSEANYFQFKSWFEAGIIKDVTAITAHMNAPRRWHEWDPNISSFPPAEPIPSTLDWDEWLSTRPFHDYNKDFVNGQWRCWYDFGMGALGDWGAHIIDTAHEFLDLGLPYEVDPIKLEGHNKFFFPMSTTLAFKFPERNGMPALDITWYDGIDNLPPIPDGYGVSGLDPNIPPPSTGEIEPAKLNPGKIIYSKELTFKGGSHGSALSIIPEEKAQEMATKLPEVPETPSNHFKNFLLACKGQEQTRSPFHIAGPLSQVFCLGVLAQQLNTKLEFDREKKIITNNKTANELLIGPPPRKGWEQYYKV, from the coding sequence ATGTATTTAACGGCGGGGGCGGCAGCCTTCCCTCATCTGGCCACTGCGGCAACCACAAATTTTACCAAACCAAAGTTTGCATCACCTAATGAACGTGTGAATCTTGCCTGTTGCGGCATTGGTAATAGAGGGGGTGAAATTATCGGCGATTTATACGATACAGGGCTTGCCAATATTGTGGCCCTCTGTGATGTAGACATGGAGGCCCCCCATACGACAAAAGTGCTAGAACAATTTCCTGATGTACCTCGTTTTAAGGACTTCAGAAGTATGTTCGACAAAATGGGTAATCAAATAGAAGCGGTGACAGTAGGTGTACCCGATTTTTCACATTTCCCCATTTGTATAGAAGCCATGTCACGTGGTATTCATGTGTACGTAGAAAAGCCCATGGCCCGCACATTTAACGAATGTGAGCTTTTAATGAAAGCTGCTAACAAATACAGCAATGTAGTCACACAAATGGGCAACCAAGGCCATTCGGAGGCCAACTATTTCCAATTTAAAAGCTGGTTTGAAGCAGGCATTATCAAGGACGTTACCGCTATTACGGCCCATATGAATGCACCCAGGAGATGGCACGAGTGGGATCCAAACATCAGCTCTTTTCCGCCAGCCGAGCCCATACCCTCGACTCTTGATTGGGATGAATGGCTTTCAACCCGTCCATTCCATGATTATAACAAAGATTTTGTCAATGGGCAGTGGCGCTGCTGGTACGACTTTGGAATGGGGGCATTGGGTGATTGGGGAGCACATATCATAGACACGGCACATGAATTCTTAGACCTCGGTCTGCCTTATGAAGTTGACCCCATAAAACTAGAGGGTCACAATAAGTTCTTCTTTCCGATGAGTACTACTCTTGCCTTTAAATTTCCAGAACGTAATGGCATGCCTGCTTTAGATATTACTTGGTACGATGGTATAGATAATCTACCTCCTATTCCAGATGGGTACGGCGTGTCCGGTCTTGATCCAAACATTCCACCTCCAAGCACTGGGGAGATTGAACCTGCAAAGTTAAACCCTGGCAAGATTATTTACAGCAAGGAGCTTACCTTTAAAGGTGGATCGCATGGCAGTGCGTTGTCGATCATTCCAGAAGAAAAAGCACAGGAAATGGCGACAAAACTTCCTGAAGTTCCAGAAACTCCATCCAATCACTTCAAGAACTTTTTATTGGCCTGCAAAGGGCAAGAACAAACACGTTCACCATTCCATATTGCCGGACCATTGAGTCAAGTGTTCTGCCTGGGCGTCCTTGCACAGCAGCTCAATACCAAGCTGGAGTTTGATCGCGAAAAGAAAATCATCACTAACAACAAAACAGCCAATGAACTGCTGATAGGCCCGCCACCAAGAAAAGGATGGGAGCAGTACTACAAGGTATAA